One segment of Variovorax paradoxus DNA contains the following:
- a CDS encoding Bug family tripartite tricarboxylate transporter substrate binding protein encodes MKRRHFLGMAAPLGLGAALLDAPAWAQGGSSHAVRMQVGATPGGGTDIVARALAQAMEAELRRSVVVENKPGAGGNIAASTVAQAAGDPNLLLLAYTSHAINPGIGIKQNFEPLDDFTPLSLVATSPLLLVCHPDLPVKNTAELIAYARRNPGKLSMAGAGLGSASQLAGEMFKAQARLDIASVPYKGAAPAVQDMLGGQVQLMLSNVATVRPFLEAKKLKALGVSTREPLAAYPESRPIAESLPGFDYRTWYGVLAPAKLKPADAELLERVAMKAARSDIVRQRLSHEGLEPVGNTSAEFREFIVAEMKRWDVVAKTTGVRVG; translated from the coding sequence ATGAAAAGACGACATTTCCTCGGCATGGCCGCACCGCTGGGCCTGGGCGCAGCCCTTCTCGACGCGCCCGCCTGGGCTCAGGGCGGCTCTTCGCATGCGGTCCGGATGCAGGTCGGCGCCACGCCCGGCGGCGGCACCGACATCGTTGCGCGTGCACTTGCACAGGCGATGGAGGCCGAGTTGCGGCGCAGCGTCGTCGTCGAGAACAAGCCCGGCGCGGGCGGCAACATCGCGGCGTCCACGGTTGCGCAAGCGGCGGGAGATCCGAATCTCCTGCTGCTGGCATACACCAGCCATGCCATCAATCCGGGCATCGGCATCAAGCAGAACTTCGAGCCGCTGGACGACTTCACGCCGCTGAGCCTGGTCGCCACTTCGCCCTTGCTCCTCGTCTGCCACCCCGACTTGCCCGTGAAGAACACGGCCGAGCTCATCGCCTATGCGCGACGCAACCCCGGCAAGCTCAGCATGGCCGGAGCGGGCCTCGGGAGTGCGAGCCAACTGGCGGGAGAGATGTTCAAGGCGCAGGCCAGGCTCGACATCGCGAGCGTGCCCTACAAGGGCGCCGCGCCGGCAGTGCAGGACATGCTGGGCGGCCAGGTGCAGTTGATGCTTTCCAACGTGGCAACCGTGCGCCCTTTCCTCGAGGCGAAGAAGCTCAAGGCGCTGGGCGTCAGCACCCGGGAGCCGCTCGCGGCGTACCCGGAGTCGCGCCCGATCGCCGAGTCGCTGCCCGGGTTCGACTACCGCACCTGGTACGGCGTGCTGGCACCGGCGAAGTTGAAGCCCGCCGACGCCGAGCTGCTGGAGCGAGTGGCCATGAAGGCCGCGCGCTCGGACATCGTCAGGCAGCGGCTGAGCCACGAAGGGCTGGAGCCGGTGGGCAACACCAGCGCGGAGTTCAGGGAGTTCATCGTCGCCGAGATGAAGCGATGGGACGTCGTGGCCAAGACCACCGGCGTGCGCGTGGGCTGA
- a CDS encoding TauD/TfdA family dioxygenase has translation MTADEGWRAHEAAADTSWIHRLSPEAIAGFDLALDHAKKAGKDLVQMSQDDFPLPKASAEALQAALRATQGHWGMCQLKGFPVDRWTESDCRLVYWGIGLHLGVARTQNRASDILNDVRDAGGTYKVTNGRGYNTNAQLDFHCDSCDVVALLCRRTAKEGGASKIVSSKALVAEFARRRPDLVETLRGDFHYSYQGAQDPAQPPYYSIPLLGSADAPFAFRINRKNVSAAQRDFADVPRLSARQQEALDLIDELLEDPALLFSMWFEKGDLQLLNNYTVVHSRTSFVDHEQPDQKRHLVRLWLAVPCSQELPLDWGRYYGDHRAGSVRGGLRGSARTKAFDDFEIRQAERMKMPRKPFAARQATAAEHEVA, from the coding sequence ATGACCGCAGACGAAGGATGGCGTGCCCACGAGGCCGCCGCAGACACGAGCTGGATCCACCGGCTCTCGCCCGAAGCCATCGCAGGTTTCGACCTTGCCTTGGACCACGCAAAGAAAGCAGGCAAGGACCTGGTGCAGATGAGCCAGGACGACTTTCCGTTGCCGAAGGCCTCTGCCGAGGCCCTGCAGGCCGCGCTTCGTGCCACGCAAGGACATTGGGGCATGTGCCAGCTCAAGGGCTTTCCGGTCGACCGGTGGACCGAGAGCGACTGCCGCCTGGTCTACTGGGGCATCGGCCTGCACCTGGGTGTGGCCCGTACGCAGAACAGGGCGAGCGACATCCTCAATGACGTCCGGGACGCGGGTGGCACCTACAAGGTCACCAATGGACGCGGCTACAACACCAACGCGCAGCTCGATTTCCATTGCGATTCCTGCGACGTGGTCGCACTGCTGTGCCGACGCACGGCCAAGGAAGGCGGAGCCAGCAAGATCGTGAGTTCAAAGGCTCTGGTGGCCGAGTTCGCGCGTCGCCGTCCCGACCTGGTCGAGACACTGCGCGGCGACTTCCACTACAGCTACCAGGGCGCGCAGGACCCTGCACAGCCGCCTTACTACAGCATTCCGCTGCTGGGCAGTGCCGACGCGCCATTCGCGTTCCGCATCAACCGCAAGAACGTATCGGCTGCCCAACGCGACTTCGCGGACGTGCCCCGGCTGAGCGCGCGGCAGCAGGAGGCGCTCGACCTGATCGACGAACTGCTCGAGGACCCGGCGCTGCTCTTTTCCATGTGGTTCGAGAAGGGCGACCTGCAGCTGCTCAACAACTACACGGTCGTGCATTCGCGCACCAGCTTCGTCGACCATGAACAGCCCGACCAGAAGCGCCACCTCGTGCGACTGTGGCTTGCCGTGCCTTGTTCTCAGGAGCTTCCGCTGGACTGGGGCCGGTACTACGGCGATCACCGTGCCGGCTCGGTGCGCGGCGGCCTGCGCGGCAGCGCGCGCACCAAGGCATTCGACGACTTCGAGATCCGGCAGGCCGAACGCATGAAGATGCCGCGCAAGCCTTTCGCCGCACGCCAAGCCACAGCCGCAGAACACGAAGTGGCCTGA
- a CDS encoding LysR family transcriptional regulator, which produces MKIEAFQTLDAVVREGTFAAAAHAMHLTPSAVSMQMKQLEQYVGRPLFDRSGLQVRATPGALELVATMRSALDALQALRHRTSMRLAGHLQIGMIEMLQPLLLPHAIAHTRDFAPGLQISLRRGTSKELIEAVRAGQLDAAVVARPASGAHSGLAWTPLVRCELVFVAPPDVDMGASRTTSARERARLPHLMRTLEWIRYDRATTTGAMATKFVRGMVAQKRSLMELDSASTILAMVHAGLGFSVLQVLNRALLEQYPVRVIGLGKEAPHFDICAVRRAGDVNDRLHAAWTDALRTALVKAKLQA; this is translated from the coding sequence ATGAAGATCGAAGCTTTCCAGACATTGGATGCCGTCGTGCGAGAAGGCACGTTCGCGGCTGCCGCCCATGCGATGCATCTCACGCCCAGCGCAGTGAGCATGCAGATGAAGCAGCTCGAGCAATATGTGGGACGCCCGCTGTTCGACCGTTCGGGCCTGCAGGTGCGCGCCACGCCTGGTGCGCTCGAACTGGTGGCCACCATGCGCAGCGCGCTCGACGCGCTGCAGGCTCTGCGGCATCGCACGTCGATGCGCCTGGCCGGGCACCTGCAGATCGGCATGATCGAGATGTTGCAGCCGCTTCTCTTGCCGCATGCGATCGCACACACGCGCGACTTCGCACCCGGCCTGCAGATCTCGCTTCGGCGGGGAACCAGCAAGGAGCTCATCGAGGCGGTGCGCGCCGGCCAGCTCGACGCGGCCGTGGTCGCGCGGCCCGCAAGCGGCGCGCACAGCGGCCTCGCGTGGACGCCGCTGGTGCGGTGCGAACTGGTCTTCGTTGCGCCGCCCGATGTCGACATGGGCGCCTCGCGCACGACGAGCGCACGCGAGCGTGCGCGGCTGCCTCACCTCATGCGCACGCTCGAATGGATCCGGTACGACCGCGCCACCACCACAGGTGCGATGGCAACGAAGTTCGTGAGAGGCATGGTTGCGCAGAAACGAAGCCTGATGGAACTGGACAGTGCCTCCACCATCCTCGCGATGGTGCATGCGGGGCTGGGCTTCTCGGTGCTGCAGGTGCTGAACCGCGCGTTGCTGGAGCAATATCCGGTGCGCGTGATCGGGCTGGGCAAGGAGGCCCCGCACTTCGATATCTGCGCCGTGCGGCGCGCGGGCGACGTCAACGACCGCCTGCATGCGGCGTGGACCGATGCGTTGCGCACGGCGTTGGTGAAGGCCAAGCTGCAAGCTTAA
- a CDS encoding tyrosine-type recombinase/integrase, whose product MDTLPLFASHSDATHRMAFDRWLADQQASGALRQAGSMAVYRDMWGSFTAWCLGQVPVVDLETLDTRDLEAFQAARYGMKSADQSLSPRHALRLLRLIDRVLRHHAAQAGMPPNTAAAEWLQAHPDIRYAESAQADPLPEFLSVSEARRLITFLSEVRPRPGMSASRRDAHRAFTWQQLRNRTAVALQLGGGLAPGDVRALSLLAPVSSGGRVRDRPWKVAVPGNGNLPPRETPIAPWAGELLQHWLQIRAEARIAGDHLFTSTLSGKPWSKEAHYKAAKSVLEEAGLDAVEGGSFKLRHTFALRQLRRGTPVDEVARWLGVDPEAMGKYSRVVLGPADVV is encoded by the coding sequence ATGGACACCCTGCCCCTCTTCGCTTCCCACTCCGACGCCACCCATCGCATGGCCTTCGACCGCTGGCTTGCGGACCAGCAGGCCTCGGGCGCCTTGCGGCAGGCGGGGTCGATGGCGGTCTACCGCGACATGTGGGGCAGCTTCACGGCGTGGTGCCTCGGCCAGGTGCCGGTGGTCGATCTCGAAACGCTCGACACGCGCGATCTCGAGGCCTTCCAGGCCGCGCGCTACGGCATGAAGTCGGCGGACCAGTCGCTCTCGCCGCGCCATGCGCTGCGGCTGCTGCGTCTCATCGACCGCGTCCTTCGGCACCATGCGGCCCAAGCAGGCATGCCGCCGAACACCGCGGCGGCCGAATGGCTGCAGGCGCATCCAGACATCCGTTACGCGGAATCGGCGCAGGCCGATCCGTTGCCCGAATTCCTTTCCGTGAGCGAGGCACGTCGCCTGATCACCTTCCTGTCTGAAGTGCGCCCAAGGCCGGGGATGTCGGCATCACGCCGCGACGCCCACCGCGCGTTCACCTGGCAGCAATTACGCAACCGTACGGCGGTGGCATTGCAGCTCGGCGGCGGGCTCGCGCCGGGCGACGTGCGCGCCTTGAGCCTGCTTGCCCCGGTATCGTCCGGCGGCCGTGTCCGCGACCGGCCATGGAAGGTGGCGGTGCCCGGCAACGGCAACCTGCCGCCACGCGAGACCCCGATCGCGCCATGGGCCGGCGAGCTGCTGCAGCACTGGCTGCAGATCCGCGCGGAAGCCCGCATCGCCGGCGATCATCTCTTCACCTCGACGCTCAGCGGAAAGCCGTGGAGCAAGGAAGCGCACTACAAGGCTGCCAAGTCCGTGCTAGAGGAAGCGGGGCTCGATGCCGTGGAAGGCGGCTCCTTCAAGCTGCGGCACACCTTCGCGCTGCGGCAATTGCGCCGCGGCACGCCGGTCGACGAGGTCGCACGCTGGCTCGGGGTCGACCCTGAAGCGATGGGCAAGTACAGCAGGGTGGTCCTCGGCCCCGCCGACGTGGTCTGA
- a CDS encoding AAA family ATPase has translation MAAAERPFILVLAGVNGAGKSSVGGALVTELGLSWFNPDSFARELVAQLGLTAEEANAWAWNFGRERLEAAIAQGHNYAFETTLGANTIPTLLAGAAATHDVVMIFCGLSSPEQHMARVRARVARGGHDIPEAKIRERWTASRANLINLLPKLARLQVFDNSAEAPQGGDIEDPVLVLEMAAGHLVFPQPDDAQALAATPAWARPIVQAAIELQA, from the coding sequence ATGGCGGCGGCTGAACGCCCGTTCATCCTGGTGCTGGCCGGCGTCAACGGCGCCGGCAAGAGCTCAGTGGGTGGCGCACTGGTCACCGAGCTCGGCCTGAGCTGGTTCAACCCCGACAGCTTTGCGCGCGAACTCGTCGCGCAACTCGGTCTCACTGCCGAAGAGGCGAATGCGTGGGCCTGGAACTTCGGCCGCGAGCGGCTCGAGGCGGCGATCGCCCAGGGGCACAACTACGCGTTCGAGACCACGCTGGGCGCCAACACCATTCCGACGCTGCTGGCCGGTGCGGCAGCCACACACGATGTGGTGATGATCTTCTGCGGTCTCTCGTCGCCCGAGCAGCACATGGCGCGCGTGCGTGCACGGGTCGCGCGTGGCGGCCACGACATTCCGGAGGCCAAGATCCGCGAGCGATGGACGGCCTCGCGCGCCAACCTGATCAACCTGCTGCCGAAGCTGGCGCGCCTTCAGGTCTTCGACAACAGTGCCGAAGCCCCGCAAGGCGGCGACATCGAAGACCCGGTGCTGGTGCTCGAGATGGCTGCGGGGCACCTTGTGTTTCCCCAGCCGGACGATGCACAAGCGTTGGCGGCCACGCCCGCCTGGGCGCGCCCCATCGTCCAGGCGGCCATCGAACTGCAGGCCTGA
- a CDS encoding type II toxin-antitoxin system prevent-host-death family antitoxin codes for MSAILRNLDELPRQNASHVKNRWGDVVRQVQESGSVAVTNHSTVEMVLLTAAAYNQLVEDAQAQKAREQSVLDELGRRFDARLDVLQQPGAAQKVGGLFAAKGKLGHRPKAGETF; via the coding sequence ATGTCCGCGATCCTGCGCAACCTCGATGAACTGCCGCGTCAAAACGCATCCCACGTCAAGAACCGCTGGGGCGATGTGGTGCGCCAGGTGCAGGAATCCGGCAGCGTGGCCGTGACCAACCATTCGACGGTCGAGATGGTGCTGCTGACCGCCGCAGCCTACAACCAGCTGGTGGAAGATGCACAGGCGCAGAAGGCGCGCGAGCAATCGGTGCTCGACGAACTCGGCCGTCGCTTCGATGCGCGTCTGGACGTGCTGCAGCAGCCCGGTGCGGCGCAAAAGGTCGGCGGTCTTTTCGCGGCCAAGGGCAAGCTGGGGCACCGCCCCAAGGCGGGTGAAACCTTCTGA